Proteins co-encoded in one Garra rufa chromosome 21, GarRuf1.0, whole genome shotgun sequence genomic window:
- the LOC141295762 gene encoding chloride intracellular channel protein 5-like, translating into MTSNEEDKDPDIELFVKAGSDGESIGNCPFSQRLFMILWLKGVVFNVTTVDLKRKPADLHNLAPGTPPPFLTFNGEVRTDINKIEEFLEEMLAPPKYPKLAAKNKESNTAGNDIFAKFSAYVKNTNAGANASLEKGLLKALKKLDNFLNSPLPDEIDADSTGEEKCSNRKYLDGNELTLADCNLLPKLHVVKVVSKKYRNFEIPSDFSGVWRYLQNAYARDEFTNTCAADREIELAYQDVAKRLGK; encoded by the exons ATGACCTCAAATGAGGAGGACAAAGATCCTGATATTGAGCTTTTCGTGAAG GCTGGCAGTGATGGAGAAAGTATCGGAAATTGTCCCTTTTCTCAAAGGCTTTTTATGATCCTGTGGCTAAAGGGAGTTGTGTTCAACGTCACCACTGTTGACCTGAAAAG GAAACCAGCTGATCTCCATAATCTCGCTCCCGGTACTCCTCCACCATTCCTTACCTTCAATGGCGAGGTGCGGACAGACATCAACAAAATCGAGGAATTCTTGGAAGAGATGCTAGCGCCTCCCAA GTATCCCAAACTGGCTGCAAAGAACAAGGAGTCCAACACGGCGGGAAATGACATCTTCGCAAAGTTCTCAGCCTACGTCAAGAACACAAATGCAGGAGCCAATGCAA GTCTGGAGAAGGGGCTACTGAAAGCTCTGAAGAAACTGGACAACTTCCTGAACTCCCCTCTGCCGGACGAGATTGATGCCGATAGTACAGGGGAGGAAAAGTGCTCCAACCGCAAGTACTTGGACGGCAATGAATTAACGCTCGCGGACTGCAACCTCCTTCCCAAACTGCACGTAGTGAAG GTGGTTTCCAAGAAATACCGTAACTTTGAGATCCCATCAGACTTCAGTGGAGTTTGGAGGTACCTGCAGAACGCTTACGCCCGGGATGAATTCACCAACACCTGTGCGGCAGACAGAGAGATTGAACTGGCCTATCAGGACGTGGCCAAGCGGCTGGGCAAATGA